Part of the Cydia pomonella isolate Wapato2018A chromosome 5, ilCydPomo1, whole genome shotgun sequence genome is shown below.
atacgtgcgaggcaatttcctcgcgcacgaaacggccagtgtagacgtgcctcggccgaggcggcgcgcgcgttttcttcgcctgagcgcgccgccttggccgaggcacgtctacaatGGCCGGTTTGTcactacactttataaaacGAAGTCCCTGGCCGCGTATATCTGTGTGtatatgttcgcgataaactcaaaaactactgaacagatttccATACGGTTTTCACtaatcaatagagtgattcacCAAACAATATTGAGGACGGTTTAGGTGTATACTTtgtttgtgtaacccgtgcgaagcggggcgggtcgctagtgtttattataattatacctCTAGACACTTCTCTCATTTAACAGAACAGAGAAAAATAAAAGACGGAATTCTTTCACTTATTAATCAGCATTAAACCATTTTTGGAACAacctgtataatttattattactatacgAATGACTGCATTTCCACAACTGAAATATAAGAGGTATGGAGGAATTAATATATATACGCGATGATTTATAGAATTTATAGTATAGATGCggttatattttatgttaataactGTCATCTCATGTGCACGCGTTGTTTTAAAGTACACTTGAGATTTATATTGCTAAGTGTTTTACTGACATAGTAACTTATCACGACAACCGAGAGAGACGCAGCTATAATTACAATGAAGGTTTTAATTGCAGTCTCATTCTACCAATAACACGGCTGCGCTGCGTTCCTATTGGCTGATAAGTTGAGTGCAAATGTTGTTGCGTCTGTGTATGTTGTAGTTAAACCTCGAAtttccagagggcctaccacgaaccatGTGCGACgtattgcctccctgtcacacttacatacgaatttacaagtgcgacagagagtgCACTGACCTCAAGGTTTTGAGTTAAGACAGCGGTACTAAGAATGCGAGAATATCGGGGTTTGATGGCTaccacatacatacacacacacacacacattattCCAAAGTGTACCGTTTTCATTGGTATTGAGTAAAGGATATGTAGATTATGTATTAAAATGAGTTATATTTAATTCTTCAAAATTCGTGTTCGTAATAAAGTCACTAATGTAACTAAACTTGTTtaagaataaaatgttattaaatttaaagtattattaaaattgattatacTAAGGAATATATGTTTtcgagttttaatttaaaattatatttaataatgttcACCTAATTTTGGTAAAGCTTTTATGATTATTAATTGAGGTAATTGGTTGGGTCTACTCGTATTGTACAAATACCTATATTCTCCTATGTTACAATTGAATGAGTTAATAAAATCAGGATGTTATCATTTAGTTCATTTAAATCAATACACTTCAGCTTTCGTGAATTGTACTTAGGTTCATATTAAGTAAGGGTCTCCCCATATATATCGACGCGGAATCGGCAAAAGCCGATAGAAAATAGCTTTATGTCTGCGCAATAAGACCGAAAAAGTAGTCGGCGTGTCGCAAGGCGTCTGCCGATGACGATTTTGTCCTAATTGACAATCGCGCGACCAATTAGGACATCTATTCGAGTTCAATATGTTTGATCGCGCGTTCGCGCGAGTAAAATTCGCGCGAACTTGCGACAATCGCGtagtcgcgttgtattaggacgacCCCTAAAGCTTTATTCTATCGACTTTTGCCGATATATGTGAGGAGACTCTAAATGCGACTACAACGTCAAGAATTGAGTCcgtttttattaaagttattgAACATCTACGAAAGGATTTGCCAAAGATGTTGcttgtcaaaattatttatttcagtcaGGTGGAGCTTAATAACTTGCGTTGTGTTGGATAAAAGGGAGGTCCATCTGACAACATACACAATTTGTACGGTGCTGGTTTAGAgattttgttaataaatgtGGTATAAATACTAAGGTCCCCCATACACTTTGATATAGGTAATTGCATTTGTTGCAACGTGTGTTCGACTagctagttataataatatgtatattaaaaatttgACTTGCTATTTATTGGTTATACAATCTGTGAATGGGGGGCCTATTCTTTGGACAATAAATCCACTTGTAGAATCAGCATAGCTCCGTTACCTGTAATCAATTCACCCTTACTCGTTTTTAGTAATGTGTGGACAGTTCCTATTTGtctatattttctttttttttaccacagaATAGATACGTACAGAAACAACACAGCGAGCAATTGTCACAGCCGAGCATTCTGACAGCCTGAAAATTTAGTGTTAAGGACTGTGCACACTGGCAGGGGCGTATTTACCCTAAGGCCAAGCACATTGCCCGGGGCGCCAACCTGCCAGGGGCggtgtaataattaaaacaatgtattttttatttaaatcgttATTTTGTTCGCGGCGGCGAAACTTATTGGCCCGGGGccctaaattttaaaatacgcCCCTGCACACCGGATGCGTGTGCAGACCCTTATGAGAGACGGCATACCgtttgcgtgacgtgtgcgtgcacgGCTCCAATAGTTTAGCGCACGCACAGATGCACGTCACGCACACGCAGCTGTGCACTCCTAGTTTTGACTCTTTACATCATActtaatacctaaataaaccgaCCTACCCTTTTTGATGACCGCTCTGGCcgagtgggtgaccctgcctatgaagccgatggtcctgggttcgaatcccggtaatggCATCAATATGAgtgatgaacacagatgtttgttcctgagtcatgggtgttttctatgtatttaagtatttatatattatgtttatcgttgtctgagtacccacaacacaagccttttgagcttactgtggggcttagtcaatttgtgtaagaatgtccaatatttataaaCGAAGCAACTAATTCaaaaagagaaataaaaagaCAAGTAAGGATGAATCGTCTGCAATAATTATTCCCGACTGCAATCATTATTCCTTTTGCCTCGTGTAGGATAAATTGGATtatatttctatatatatattggtatcAGTGCGTGTATTACCTACTGTTTCCTCTTTAGAACGTCGTCTAAGAATAAAATTACGTgcgttaattaattatttaagcgGACGTTCATTTGCGTAATTCCGTACTAAGTATCTAATAGAGAAATATTTTTCAAGTGTTATATTGATTCACCACTGCttggtaaaattttaaaaagcttTACTTACTAAAAAAACGTCATTTTTCGAAATCGTACTAACATCATAATGCACTGATGCACTTGTTGTCGGTGTGGAccaattgaaaaataatttatagtaaATTTTGTGTACAAAAGTATCTTTATATTCAAACTTTTTGTGTGAATCtttcaatgtttttaatataaatgtataaatacttatttttttaggaaacaaTTGTGAACAAGGAAATCGCTTGTTACATACGTACATTAAATATACAAATGTATAGAAATGTCATGCTTTTAATGTGTATTGCCAAATGTTAACATAGTTAAGCACTAGGAGTATCAGAGTAATATGATAAATGATTATTGCCAAAGTTCTTATATCAACGCAGTAAGACATACATTTGCAAGACACTTTATCATATCACTGTGATCAgagtatataattacatatttattaatctCGGGCAATGTCTATTGTCCTAACTATTAtgtaaattatgattttgttcTAGTATCGCTTTTGGTCATAAGCGTTCACTAAATGTGATGTTTTCAACCAAAAGTTACCATATTGTCGGTTGacaataaggttgatttcaaattgaagttAAATGGAAATAGCTCCTTATTGAAAACCGacaataagtacccttttggttgaaaatggcacaaattgttataaattatattcgcCTTTTGTTTTCAAAGCCACGAGAAATATATATCGTGTAAAAAGGTGCGTTATTTTAAGTCGttttaatagattttatttttttattcgcaaaGCTTACATTGTGTTTGTAAAGTCATACTGTAAGATAGTCACTGTGTAATTAACATGTATACTTTTAGGTCGCTTTAAAGTTTTTATGccaataaaaatatagataatcTATGCGTTTATTTATATCAACCTTTAACACACTAATGTTGCATAAACCAAAAGTTTCAATGTGATTAAATACTCATTGCAGAAGGCGATTTTGATTAAGTGACTACGTTTTAGCTTTAAAAAGAGCTGCACAGAAGTGAGCATAGGGTTTATTAGAAGGCATTTTATACGGTAAAATTAAGTACggacatataatttattttataatttaattacgtAAACTAAACTACAtgttaatacattttaaagaaaCTATCTTGTCCGGATATACATGTTACATAAAACGTACTGATGTAGAGTTTAAAAGgttataaatcgtgtcattcacgaagacgtgtgccttgactcgtattgttatattattaaaggttggtttcgacaaatctgcgcgccatTGTGAATGGCACCAACTATAACTAGGGTAAAGTATGTGAACTAGAGGTAGATGTCACTATACTTAAATGAGTGAAAGACTATGGTACTAAATATTCACAGCCTAATCTATATAAATATCAGTCAGGTACTTTAACTCCCTCGCTCGTAGCTATTCATCTCTTTCCTTCCCAGTGGGTCCTAACCTTTTCTTAATACACAATACAGAGCCACTTAGTAATCTCTGGTAAAACCTAAAATCTTAAATCAGCCTAATGGAGTAGGTAGTGTTCTCCCTTTCGTGTCTATCATATTGTTTTGGTTCTACAAGTCTACAATGACATCCTAATAATCATGGTCTTGGTTAAGATCTTGTGGGCTCGGACCACCGGTTGGAAACTGCCCGCTCATCCAGGGCAAGAGTACTGAGAGCTCGGCACGCACAATTGCCCGTTAAACACTTGCTGCGCAGGACAGGTTAGGTAAGTCCTTTCTCCTGTCACACAAAAGTAGTAGCTTTTGCATTCTGTCCCCGGTTGCACGAAGAAGCCGTCTTTTTCGCAGCGGCTGCCTCCATTTTCGAGGGTGGCCCGGCGAGGCGCGCCGCAGTCGTGGTGGATGGGGTCTACGCAGGCTCGGCCGTCGAAGATCTTCCCGCCGAGGCAGGTGAGTGTTGCGAGGCGGTCGCCGCCTTCACAGTAGAAGTAGCTGGAAGATTAATAAATTCAGATATATAGCTAAAGCTTTGTATTCTAAGTTGATCTGACTGTTTGGTGAGTTTACGAATACCTAGcctattattgtttaaagttattattttgatgaaataattttttacaGTTACAAAAAGTAATGGTCTTAAAGAAACACTTAGTGAACAGTAAGAGGTAAATTAGGGTCGATGTTACAGATGATGTATaaatttttagagttccgtaccaagAAGGAACAAAAGTCCGCCTGTCCGtatgtctgtcacatcgctaaatatctcgagaaccacttaagctatctatttgaaatttttatttatactattatttattttattttaataaattattaaaatcactTAATCATTACAatactaaaaattaatttacaaaaataaagtataaaaccgtaagtaagtttattaattatagaaaatgcccaatatgaagagggggaaAAATTTCACAGTTTAGTGTCTAggtcatttgaaagagcttgaATTTTAcattctaacaaaaaaaaattcatagtcgaaaaaaaaagatctatgaaggaaaatgtggaaaaatcccccccccccccccccccctagctCCGAAGGTtaccaaataaaaaattatgatttttttacataatattaacatcactatgaattttacaggaaaattaTAATAAGACCTCTATcttttccgaattcagtttgtaatttaaccaactttgcgtgtgtttattacactttaaatttCTATGACATTATAGActccttttttcaaataaattataataataaataaataataattacatcgcgcaaattagttaaaTAAACATTTGGCGATGGATGGAATATACtttgtataggtacttaattctGATCAAACGTCTCTCGCCTTTATAGTTAATTCAAAGTTAGTTagtacacgagataattcaaagtttgtacggaaccctcgctgcgcgagtaaaacgaacttgcgcttgaccggtttttttgtCTTATTTCATTGTCGCCTGTAGGAACcgtgtaggtacctaatgtaCCTATCTATATATATTACTGAAGTTGATATGACTGTCACTTTAAAATACTACAATTACATTTGTTATGGATACCTTAGCTACGGCACCTTGAATTGAAACCGTGTTAAAAAAGGTATTTAGACTATTTAGCAGTTTTATAAGATAAAATTGCTAAGAATCTATGAATGGCATGAGGTGATGTGAAAACGCCATTTAGCATATTGTTCGTACGacccatataaaaataaacagtattGGGGCATTTAGGGATCTATTCGATCTCGAATTAACCGGTTGCCGTAAGCATTTCAGATGCATTAGTAGTAAATGTTAAAAGTTCTCCGTTGGCATATGCTGATGCTTACTAGTACTTAGTACATACCTGTTGCAATTAGTTTCGAAGTCGGCATGGTATCCATCAGCCAGGCCGCTACACGAGTAGTCATCGTCGTTGCAGCGTGCGCGCAACGCTGGCACGCACGCATCACCATCGAACGCGCTGCCTGCGGGACACGCGTACGCGGCCTTCTCTCCACCCGCGCACGCGTAGTACCCGCGGCAACCAGCACCACGCGCGCGGTAGCGCCCGTCCGCGCGCCCGTAGCACCCGTCCATGGCCAGACTCGGACAGTCGCGCCAGGCCGTGCCGCCGCGGCACCGCGCACCGTCAAACACAAGACCGGGGGCGCAGGACATCATCGTTCGGAGCTGTCCCTCGCAGTGGAAATAACGAGTGCAGTTTGACTCTAAATCCTGATATGTCCCGCTTGGACGCAGCTCGCACTCGCCCGCTGGCGTGGGACCTTCGCACGTAAATGCATCCGATGGCACACAGTTTGTCCCATCGAAGACGAGTCCACCGCCGCACGAGCCGCGCGAAACGACGCGCTCTCGCCGGCACTCGTACCAAGAAGAGCAGTCGCGCCAGTCTCGATGACGACCGTCGGGGCGATTATAGCATGGGCTGCGAGCGGGTGGAGGACACTCTGTGCGATCCGCTGGTAAACATCCTCCAGAAGTGCCATGGCCACCTGCGAAAAGCAGTCCGGGTTCGCACACTCCGCGGCGAATAACTCGCCGCTCCTCGCAGACGAAGTATTCCCGGCAGCCGGTCGACCGGTCTGCATAAGCTCCATCTTCTGCGTGCTGACAGAGAGAAGAACACGTCTCATCCGAGCAGAAATCTGCATCACCAGCCGGCAGAGGTATAGCGGCTGAGCGCGGAGGTGGACAAGTGGCCGTAGGATCGCACGGTCCCCCGCATGAAAATACCTCTCGTAGTTCAGCCCCGCGGCAGCGCAACGTTCGTCGACAATCATGTGACGAGTCCGGATAATCACCGTCGGGTAAGCCTGCGCATAACGGTTCGTAGCATGTTCCAGCACCGCGAGTGCAAGCCTGACGCTCCAAGTCAAACCACGCGCCCGAAGGGCAGGCGTGCTCGACGGCAGTTCCATTCTCGCAGCGGTAGTAATGCCGGCAGGCAGTGTCGGGTGTGGCGTACGCGAGGGTATCTCCAGGGGCGCAGACGCGACGCACACAAGGCTGCTGCCTTCGGGGCACACATGAACCGGCTACCTCGCTGAAAGCTCGCCCAGGACCACACGAGTAGCGGCCGGTCGCTGAGCCGCCGGAGCACCTCACGTACTCCCGACAATCCGTGTCATAGTCTGCGTAAAGTCCATCTCTGTTGCATGAAATATCTCCACTGACTGAAAcaaattatcattttattagAACAGTgtagtttttagtatgttaCATTGACAGGTAAAATGAAGTGTTAAGCTTACTATCGCATTTCGCGGCGACCGCGACCGTAAAGATCGCGGCGAGCCGGCAGAAGGCTCGCGAGGCTCGCGCGCGGGCAGACATGTCGACGGCTGGTCTGCGACTGACGGCTCGGCGCCCGCGCCGGGGTTCCTTGACATTCGCACGCCCCCGCGGTAACCCGATCCCTGCGGACCACGGCCCGGATGCAGCCTCCGAGTTAGGAATCTAGACGCGCCATGTTTGTCCAACGCCTCTGCTGCTAGTGAACTTGGCCGTGAACTTTAACTTCTCATTACGTAACAATAAGAAAAATATGTGTCGATAAAGCTGTGTTAATGTAATTAACACGCGGATCCTTATAAGGGTCGACGTAGACGCTAAGCAGGATGTCTTGTTTTACCGCGTACTAAATCTCCAATCACATCTTTAGTCAGAAAGTGGACAAgatccattttatttatatccatTGAATTACACGATTATTATGCTGCGGTTGCCACGATAGCACTCGTGGGAAactgatataaaaaataagaaaaaaagacGGAACGTGTCGAAACGCAAATACGTAATACTTACTCGGTACCGAGGCGGAATCTCTGAGAATCGCGCGGGCATACGAATGAGGCTCCATCGGCATGTATCggataataataacatttatgtAAGGTAAGGTAATCGCACACTATGGTATTTGACATTGAGGATGTTTCTACGCAAAAGGATGTGTCCGCTGTTATTGTTTACGGAGGTGCATAGATGCTAAAAGGTATAAAAAATACGTGAAGCAATTAGTAAACGCGTCATTCGCGGTAAAAAATGATCATCAATTAAGTACCTAATCACAAACAACTATGTAATCCAATTCTGTGTgcttaattttctatattttagtTCAAACTCGCTCTAATTCTGCCATGACAACAGATGACCTTTAAGGACATACGCCTTGACGAACATCCTGATAGCATATTAAAACGACCATGGCGCCTCAGCAGGCCAAAGTTCTCATCGAGTTATGTAAGGAATGCGATATCGATGGCACCGCCGCGGGGGGCACTCGCTCCTCTAATTGTAATCGATTACTCGATCATTATCTCACCTCAATTATCATAATACCTACAGCCTCGAGCTTAGTTCCGCATCCACGGCGTGGCGCTTGACCGTTACGCGGCGAGGGTCATATGAGGCGAGATCGAGATGAGTTGCTTTATGCTGTTCCCATCACTAATAACTAAGCATACGTCCTTAGACCTACCATACGCTAGGATGTTACGATTTCGCGATCCTAATTGTACTGGTTTTCTTGTATCGATGCGTACCTAAGCACCAATACCAACGCAGTAAACTGTTGTCAGTACAGCTAGCTGAGCTAGCCTTTTAAAAAAGTCAGTGTTCCTGATTTGATTAGGTGATATACTCGTAAGTAACGGTATTTTTAAGCTCAAGTAGGTAGGTCTTTGTTGAGTGGGTACCGTATGAAACTGTTAAGCAAAGTGCTTGGTCAGTGGAATCTAAACCAACATAGAAAACGATTCgaacaaaaaatacaacaatgtGAAAATAGTGAATTGTAGGGCTAAACAGAGAACAGAGAATTGTGCGAAGAGTTTTATGTAGCAGACCGTAGAATTTGTGGTGTAACTTTGTTAGGAGTTCGTGTGATTTTGAAAGTCAAGATCAAGCTTTATGAAAAGTACTTTCACAGTATTTCGAAATTTGCCCCTTAAAGGGGTAAAAGTgagggttgaaagtttgtatggaaagcatAATCAACGAGAAGTTTAATATTCCATATACATATTCTTCatagaaatataattttgaaaattcatcccttaATAAgttggtgaaaaaggggttgaagtttgtatcaGGTTCTACATTTTTTTGATTTAGACTTATGTAACATGTTAATATTCTTAATAAGACACAAACATAAGCAAAGAAACAAGATTAAGGCGTTTTTGAGAATGCataaaaggggttgaaagatgTTTTTATGTCTTGggaaaattaaaatttcgtaaaaaaggcatgttattaaaatataaaatcatttCAGGcgttttgaaaattcatctccTGAGGCGATGAGAAAGAGGTTTAAAGCTTGTATAGGGGTCGAACGAAGTCGCGGGTAACAGCTAGTTCTCATATGATGTCCCCGCCACCTTTCGTGAATAGGTctatatttttaacacatataTAGGGTGGTATATGATAGGTTATTATTAATCAGAAAGGTGTATCCAATTTTCACTAACTAGACCGATATGCTTCTAATACTCTTATTTGCCTAACTTACCAATCCTACCTAACCAGGTATGGCAAATATTTGGGGAGATCAAATCGTACAGTCAAGGATTGACGGAATCTTGCATTTTAACTTGCCCGAATCACTTAACTGCGTGCCAATGCCAACACTGGCATGCATGCCATTGGTTTGCCATCACTGACCTATGCTAACTATAATTTAACCCCCAAGAGCATTCTAAAGAATGCCACCTACCCACTTATTTAAAATTCGAATTAATAAATTTCTTAGATCAGCAAGAAAACTGATTAGTTTTCTCATTTGTTTAACAAATGTTAGCGGGTTTGAATTTTTTAGGGTGCCATAGccaattcaattaaatttttctagttatttttttatcgcTCTGTCGCCATACATctgctttctagcactaacaatcacggagcgtttagcaaagctgcggacggacagacagacggacatgacgaaactataagggttcctagttgactacggaaccctaaaacagaCTATAGTGCATATGCCATTGTTGTGTGGAAGGTGCGCATTATATAGGGAATGCACACGTGCAGCATGTGCATGTGCATAGATCCGGTTGGCGCGCTACATTCTTATGCAACGTACTTGTAACGgctttagaaataaataaggtGCTAAAAAAGCTGATTAAGGAGCAGTGGGTTCAGCTAGcactttttgaaaaatcgtgGCGCTTTTTTAGTTCATATTGCGGttaccaaaaaatatgaatagcagGCAAAAAATTTGAGGCCTTCCTCTAGTAATTTCATCGATTCAAAACCTAATTAAACAGGTTTCGGTCGATAGAAAAAATCATGAACTTAGGTTTAAAACGCACCATTagaaagggtctagcaagctaagctaagaagattggccccccgcaagggatttggttgtaatttgaggtgcagtagtggcaggtcctaagaacactgtatgcgtaatatcagccttcgatcttcttttgtttcagacttatccacgaaaatgtcaagaaatcaaggtaatttttaaactgttattgcagctaaaccaagcaagcgagagcaaccaaataaattcagaattaaggagcagaaaatggggttcataatgcatatttttacagacattcatttccttgaacttgtatgaaaaaatgttttttttttctgctccaaTTTTTTGCCTATTCtcgcggagacacaactatcaaaaaaattacttgataagccacaattgttaactacgtgtccatttaaaaacattttgaaaaatcatgatgaaaaaagattttgatgaaaaaagattttttgagtttcagttctaagtatggggaacccccaaaatttattgttttttttttctatgaaccgcattatgatgtttacacaagtaaatatcataatgcggttcatagaatacatccacttaccaagtttgcacagcagtggcggatcgttcaaagaactcgattcccaccggcttgtctaaattcagcccgttgagtactttcacgatcggttcatggagaaaaggaaagcaaaattagctccgggttccctatgaatatttgtgacgcgccgccactgttgcacagtatagctcttatagtttcggaaaaaagtggctgtgacataatcggacagacagacggacatgacgaatctttaagggttccgttttttgccatttggctacggaaccctaaaaatcagccAAATGCATGTCGGGTCATGCTCagcgtagggttccgtagttaccattctgtcagaataggcaaAATGG
Proteins encoded:
- the LOC133518047 gene encoding peritrophin-48-like — its product is MSARARASRAFCRLAAIFTVAVAAKCDISGDISCNRDGLYADYDTDCREYVRCSGGSATGRYSCGPGRAFSEVAGSCVPRRQQPCVRRVCAPGDTLAYATPDTACRHYYRCENGTAVEHACPSGAWFDLERQACTRGAGTCYEPLCAGLPDGDYPDSSHDCRRTLRCRGAELREVFSCGGPCDPTATCPPPRSAAIPLPAGDADFCSDETCSSLCQHAEDGAYADRSTGCREYFVCEERRVIRRGVCEPGLLFAGGHGTSGGCLPADRTECPPPARSPCYNRPDGRHRDWRDCSSWYECRRERVVSRGSCGGGLVFDGTNCVPSDAFTCEGPTPAGECELRPSGTYQDLESNCTRYFHCEGQLRTMMSCAPGLVFDGARCRGGTAWRDCPSLAMDGCYGRADGRYRARGAGCRGYYACAGGEKAAYACPAGSAFDGDACVPALRARCNDDDYSCSGLADGYHADFETNCNSYFYCEGGDRLATLTCLGGKIFDGRACVDPIHHDCGAPRRATLENGGSRCEKDGFFVQPGTECKSYYFCVTGERTYLTCPAQQVFNGQLCVPSSQYSCPG